In Leptospira barantonii, the DNA window GAGAAAAGGTTCGGGAAAAACAAAAAGACAAATTCGATATTCGGAAATTTCACTCGGTCGTTTTGGATAGCGGCTCCTTACCCCTTACGATTTTAGAACGTCTCGTAAACGAAGAATTGTTAAGCGACAAGAAATGAAAACGGGAAATTCTCCCGTTCAAAATTTCGGAGTATGATTTAAGGTTTTGTCTTTTCCGGCCGTGTAGGCTTGTTCGATCGCCGCGTGAAGATATTCTTTTGCGTGTAATACGGCTTTTGGAAGTGATTCTCCCAGAGCCAGATAAGAAGTAATCGCCGAGGAATACGTACAACCCGTTCCGTGTGGATAGAATCCGCTTACGAACGGTTTTTCGAATTTATACAAAGCCTTTCCGTCGTAAAGAATGTCGAGCGCGATCTTTTCGTTCTGCAAATGACCGCCTTTTAATAAAACGGGAACTTTAAATTTTTCGAATATTTCTTTTGCGAGATCGGGCATTTCATCAGCCTTTCCGATTTTTTTTCCGGAAAGAATTTCCGCTTCGTCCAAATTGGGAGTGATCAAATCCGCGATCGGAATCAGCTTAAACAACAACGCTTCGATCGCCGAGTCTTGTAAAAGTTTTGCTCCGCTTGTCGCAACCATAACGGGATCGATCACGAGTGAAAATGTTTTTTCCGATTTTTTTCGAGCGGATAAAAGCGAACTCGTCTTTTCGATGATCGCCGTAGAAAACAACATTCCCGTTTTGATCGCTTGAACCGGAAAATAATCGAGAACGGCTAAAATTTGTTTTTCTAAAAATTCGGCGTCGACTTCTAAGATTCCGGTAACGCCGGATGGATTTTGGGAAGTCAAACAAGTGATCGCAGAGGTTCCGAAAGTACCTAAAGCGGTAAATGTTTTTAAGTCGGCTTGAATTCCCGCGCCCCCGCCCGAGTCTGAGCCTGCGATTGTAAGAGTAACCGGTTTTATTTTTTCAGTCATAACGTTTTACCAAAGGAGATTGATTCGATCGGAGATAAGAATTCTTATCTTCTTTTTTTGCGGGGAACCTTATCCGATATCGTATCGGGCCATCCGAATATTTTCAAGTCTATCGTTTCCGCCGAATTGAATTTGATTCCTTCGTCTTCGAGTATTTTTTTTTGAAGAATGGATCGGCCGGTATCTCCGCGGAAGGAAATTTTCCCCTGACTGTTGATCACTCTTTGCCAAGGAACTTTTTGTTCCTGATCTTTGGAAAGAGCGTTTAACGCGTAACCTACCGCGCGCGCGGCTCTGGGTTTTCCGAGAAG includes these proteins:
- the thiD gene encoding bifunctional hydroxymethylpyrimidine kinase/phosphomethylpyrimidine kinase — its product is MTEKIKPVTLTIAGSDSGGGAGIQADLKTFTALGTFGTSAITCLTSQNPSGVTGILEVDAEFLEKQILAVLDYFPVQAIKTGMLFSTAIIEKTSSLLSARKKSEKTFSLVIDPVMVATSGAKLLQDSAIEALLFKLIPIADLITPNLDEAEILSGKKIGKADEMPDLAKEIFEKFKVPVLLKGGHLQNEKIALDILYDGKALYKFEKPFVSGFYPHGTGCTYSSAITSYLALGESLPKAVLHAKEYLHAAIEQAYTAGKDKTLNHTPKF
- a CDS encoding MGMT family protein, producing MPRTSKIQQRPHNVKKKEDNSEISFFKNVYTLVKKVPRGKVTSYGRIAALLGKPRAARAVGYALNALSKDQEQKVPWQRVINSQGKISFRGDTGRSILQKKILEDEGIKFNSAETIDLKIFGWPDTISDKVPRKKRR